Sequence from the Candidatus Methylomirabilota bacterium genome:
TCAGGTGATAGAGGTCGCTGGTGCAGCCGACCATCAGCCACCGTTCCGCGAGCCGCCGGTTGACCGCCTCGGGGGTCGGCGTGTGGATGCCCGGCGCCACGCCGTTCTTCTTGGCCGATCGCAGGATGGCCTGGATCGCCTCCTCGTACTCCTTGTGCGGCGGGTCGAGCGAGGGCGCGAGCCCCATGGAATTGCAGAGGTCGTTGGGGCCGATGAAGCAGGCGTCGATGCCGGGTACGGAGAGGATCTCGTCGATGCGCTTGACGGCGTCGATGTGCTCGATCTGGACGACGCGGAGGATCTCCTCGTTGGCCCGCTCGAAGTAG
This genomic interval carries:
- a CDS encoding aldolase/citrate lyase family protein, with product MTASTRPRASGASAPAASPYPYNTDPKTYFERANEEILRVVQIEHIDAVKRIDEILSVPGIDACFIGPNDLCNSMGLAPSLDPPHKEYEEAIQAILRSAKKNGVAPGIHTPTPEAVNRRLAERWLMVGCTSDLYHLTAGAKAALAAIKKPA